ATCTTACAGCAATCTAGCTCatcttaaaagtaaaactttgagAAGCTGAAAAGCAGCACAAATTTGGTTTCATATAAATGAATTAACattaaacactaataaaacaaagtagattattttgaaacttaGTAATAAGGAAAATGACATCTtcagtaaattttttatgaattcatCTGGATACAAAATTAACCTGAACTCCACATGTGAACGAAGTAAATGTTGAACTATCaacagttttttatgtattttataaaattgaacccCTAATTCAAGCCAAGTATTtaagaactattaattttggtCTTTTTTAAACATATGGGATAATTTTATCGGGACATTCCGCTCATGTATTAGAAATTCTTGTAAAACAGAATAAGGCAGAAGGTATTTTAGCAGGGGCAGCCATTGTGAATTACTATAGAGCTCTGTTCAAGGAAAATGTAtgcattaaacagtttttaattttacaaaattacatatggatagttttatatctaaaaagATATGCAGTCACAAAACTAgctcaaaaaacattttaatgaatctCAATGTAAACTTTCAAAATCAGTCCTGATTCTTACGTAGAATTCTATAAGATTCTTTAATAAGCTTCCTGAACCAGCTAAGCTGACTCAACAagtacagatgaaataattagtctgggctcgcggctctggcactactagccgttcaactaaggttcggctcgctcgaggttctatttcgctgtcacgcgcaacgtttcacaaaactcattccatttaacacatgaaatgagcattttgccattactttatcgtaataaaaagttatatcaaattaaagaacacattcttgtctttccaaccaatacgtataaaaaatgtcaattctaaaaataataatgtctaaatttagtaaaaaccaagtacagttttagtttggttaattttatgacatgaaattttcgctctgcgagaaagttttttattattctgtcagtatcaaacttcccgtggaaaagttttagaaaatcgattaaactgcattttttgtctaaaaaacttttttctacgaCCCCTCATTCCGGGGGAAATTAagcgttatcttaatatttataaacactcggcGCGCGAGCTTCTCCCAGTCTCAGTACGGTCTTCAGTTCTTTTAGCGTGAAAGCAATGACATTTTGGCTTACCTATAAACCTcacctaatatattttctaggataaaataaggataaaagttcagttttaacattttaaatcttaaactgtctttaaatggcttaaatataaagctagatccttacataatagaatagaacagaacagtgttgtattcaacattctccacagttttttaatgacagaagtaattttaaaaacatgttaataaataataataaaatatgtacaaagttaatACATACGCTTCAATCCAAATCTTCAATGCCGCTCAAATCACCCAAGTCTTCAATGCCGCTCAAGTCATCTGGCGCGTTTTCACTGCTTTCACTGTCACTGCTGCCGAGTGAAATGATCATTGATTCCACGAGATTGTCGATTTGGAGCTCAGCTGAAgcataatcattttcaatttttttcacgtGTTCGCACTTTCTGGCCCATTCCTCTGCACCTATAAGTGAAAACTTTTCTTCCACTAAAgacttaatacttgaaaaactgCACTGAATATTTCTACTGGCTACGTAGTTTTTCACTTCAGCCCAAATGAGTTCAATAGGGTTTAAGTCCGGGTGGTATGGTGGGAGCCGAAGCACAACATGTCCTCCACTGCTGGTCACTAGTTCATCAAGCTCATACCTAACAAATCTCGGTTTATTTAGGAGAATAACCTTGTACAGCTCCGGGACTAGCAAATCATCCGAAAAAAGGTATTTGATGTTTGGAAAGCCAATCTTTCATcaattgtttcttactttttgaagtaggtgcTTTGTCTTTTTGTACATTGTGATAGGGGGCGttatcaacaacaataactgATCTTGGTGGTATGTTAGGCAGAAGTTTTTCTCTCATCCATTTCATCATTGATTCCGTATTCACGTTTATCGTGGTAAATCACCCGAATGACTCGATGCCTTCCACATTGTCAATGCATTGGGAACAAAACCAGCTTCACTTCCTGCGTGTATCATGATCAACCGTTCCCCTTTCGAAATGGGAACACGCATTCCTTTAGTTGATTCGTCAGACCACGATGAACTTGACACATGACTTGTCAGTATATAAGACTTGTCTAAGTATATAATCGGACGTCCTTCATCTCTATAACGTTTGAGTGCTCTTAAATACGAAattcttttttctcttatttcattagTCTCGATCAAAAGCTTGCGGTTATTTTGTGTCCTTCTCCATCGAAAACCAAgttctttaagaatgttgttgaggcttgattttgatCCTTTAAAGTCGATCCGCTGTTTCAATTCTTCATGTAACAAAGATACAGTTGGTAGCTTGTTTTTTAGAAGATGGAACTCGTACACAACTCGCCTTATCAGAGCTTTGTCAAAGTCATCCAATCCTGTAATAGGCTTTTTACGATTCCTTTTCAATTTTGTTTGGGGTGAGAAAGCTACTTTCACCATTGTCATTATTAACGGttaaatttttaagctctttattaattcttgagatttcacGTTCTGAGACGCCTGTAGCTACTGCTGTTCGGACACGGGCCTTTGCCAAGGGTatacttaaagttttttcatcagcctcatttttcatgaatgtatatacattactgacaatttcacgactttgactgtgcaaaactctacccttcagttttgatttcacgcggtcacacatattgcttatgaaataagcttcttactaaaacaaaataacacaatacaaaaacactgaacgtaataattattcacagttaactgcacacagtaaatacacacagcttagaacaactcactgttaatactgaagtttaacgatgctcactctatgacaacagatgtcacactggtattatattgtttggaggGAAGGTTTGCTGGAGGGAAAGATGAGTCACAAGTCAGCCAAGCCCTTCCGGCTGGCCCGACCTTGAAGTCCGCCACCGTGGCGCGGGGCGTGATGTTTTCAGGAATGACCGATTCACACACCCCTCTTCCCCCCGCGCCATAAGCCTACCACCGACCGGCCCGCgcgcccagactaattatttTCATCTGTAGAGTTAGGAAAGTTTTTACACAATTAGCCTGTTGAACTTAGTTTAACCCGAACTTTAACctagtaattatgtgttaggttagttatttatttacctgaagaagagatcagattgcagatctcgaaacgtagtgctactgatttttttgtactactgaacgatggcaaatatccggaaaatcctgttttccttcacaatccttccattgtcaaaaaacaaatttaaacaaaaaatatctaaataatttttttaatctgtatttttacAGGTTAGTATAAGAAAGATTAGATATTAgtattaattagaattaaaataaacattatttactaaatacttagtaaatatgtatttttagtctttttgtatataattttaatagttgaaGAAGCTTTTTCATGCAAATGATAGCTCAATGGCTAATAAAGTTAGTGATTAAAGTCAACAGTGATCATTATCCTTCAGAAAAATCACAGAtcactaatatattatttgatgCATTTTTCCGTTCTAAACTTGAGACAATCTTTTAATGAGCCACTTTTCATTTGTATTCTACAAACgcacaattaattactttaacaaatcgttccttaaaaaaattttatatgaatattttctgTGCTAAAAAAACGCTTAAACATTgagaaaaataaacagaaatttaaaaaatcatgtcttgattattttttaacatttttaaaaagagCCCTTAAAGACACACTAAACAAATCCCACatgtaaaaaaaccaataacaTGAAAACTCACTACCTGTTTGTATCAATTTatcttcaataaaacaaaagttttagtgTTTTTCCAAAAGAACCATGTTCACTTTTTCGCATATACTTAACGACTGGCCATTTTAGTTATCACCTGTTGTTAGTAGTTCAGCTATATATGTGTTATATGACATGTTTTACACAATATTCACATATGTTggatagatataaaataaactttaacattcAGACATTTCGAACATATTTATCAAAACGTCCGGAAACAGGATTTTGAGAATGGTTATGTGGATGTTGACACCaaagtggttaaaataattttattaatcactTCTTAAAGTTCAATTTATTGTTAGAGGATCAGTTAAATAGAACAAGGAGTAATTTTAATTGCTATTATTTTGAGCAAAGCAGACAGcgacataatataataataataatatttattgtcatattaagttTTTGCACTCATCGACAAAGTCACTTTACAGCCAGTAgccaagtcaataaataaatacatgtttacatactaaaatataagtcATATGTAAACACatccataaaatataaacaattatcctTAGTTAGctttagatataattataaattaatatgggatACAGCAAAAAACattcatctacagaataaaaaggattgtttagaagccaattataaaatttactggaaaacacttttttagggtagggtatatatttattacattacgtaatttgttttaaatttttagtgaaacAACCTGGTGactattaatggttttatttagtcTGCAGAAATTGATTGTAGTAAGCCTACTTGCGTTACTCCTAGTATTGTAGCTATGATCAGCATACTTAATATTGTTAGGGTATTGAAAAGTATACAAAACTAAGTCATATATGTATAAGTTGAAAATAgtatgaatttttaagtttataaataaaggtttacaatgttccAAAAAACTAACACCACATATGAACctgattgatttttttttgtaaaattaatatttcatatgaatCAAGCAGAGGGTTAAGTGCTGTCAGTGCGATCATTACCTAATGCTATTTGAGTCACCAGATATTACATCAACAATACAATATTGTctacatttttaacaaagaatTAATCTAACCTTGTGAAATGTATCTAAACCACAGTACCACAAGAAATAAGGAAAAAAGACATTGCCACTGcacacaaaattgtttattagttattaggatcaattttaaaaatttggtttttactGACCTAATTTTGTTCAATCTTTGAGAAACCAAATTCCGTGTGATGGTGGAATTTGCACTACGTGATGTTTTAGTTCTACTTAGTAATTTCATTCATGAAAATCAGCTCATAACTGTCTCCTACATTTTAATCTCTTTATTACAGTACTGTGTTCtatggtttataatattaaagattttaatgtaGGCTTGACACAATGTATAATTTCGTAAATTTGCACAGTTTTATTCCCCTTGATACTTCAAAAAATTAGGAACCGTACAATCCGATATTTATGTATAATCGTTACCATTGGCTGTACGGAATACCAAATAAGCTAAGCAATGAGAGGTCTGAATCTTTTTCCTCCTCATTTCTCTTACCAACATCACTGCACAGTTTTCTCACTCAAAGAAAAGTCCTCAACTTCATTATCATCatagaataatacaaattaaccAACATCCCTCGAGGATTAATGTTACTACTCGTaatgtttttactgaaaattatgattatataaaatCACATTAATAACAGAATATGTGTTATCAATTTGTTACAGAATGAGAAGAAAGAAACTTTCTTAGAATCGCTGTTAAACACGTGTCAGCTCTCATATCAGGAGAGAGACAAGGTGTTGCGTTCTACAGCTACTGGAAGTCGGTAACCACCAGGCAGTACATGACTTTCCTGAACGAAATGTATGTACAAGTAAGTATCCCTCCACATTCATATCAGGAGAGAGACAAGGTGTTGCGCTCTACAGCAACTGGAAGTCGGTACCGGCAGTACATGACTTTCCTGAACGAAATGTATGTACAAGTAAGTATCCCTCCACATTCATATCAGGAGAGAGACAAGGTGTTGCGCTCTACAGCAACTGGAAGTCGGTACCGGCAGTACATGACTTTCCTGAACGAAATGTATGTACAAGTAAGTATCCCTCCACATTCATATCAGGAGAGAGACAAGGTGTTGCGCTCTACAGCAACTGGAAGTCGGTACCCCGGCAGTAACATGACTTTCCTGAACGAAGTGTATGTACAAGTAAGTATCCCTCCACATTCATATCAGGAGAGAGACAAGGTGTTGCGCTCTACAGCAACTGGAAGTCGGTACCCGGCAGTACATGACTTTCCTGAACGAAATGTATGTACAAGTAAGTATCCCTCCCACATTCATATCAGGAGAGAGACAAGGTGTTGCGCTCTACAGCAACTGGAAGTCGGTACCGGGCAGTACATGACTTTCCTGAACGAAATGTATGTACAAGTAAGTATCCCTCCACATTCATATCAGGAGAGAGACAAGGTGTTGCGCTCTACAGCAACTGGAAGTCGGTACCGGCAGTACATGACTTTCCTGAACGAAATGTATGTACAAGTAAGTATCCCTCCACATTCATATCAGGAGAGAGACAAGGTGTTGCGCTCTACAGCAACTGGAAGTCGGTACCGGCAGTACATGACTTTCCTGAACGAAATGTATGTACAAGTAAGTATCCCTCCACATTCATAACAGGAGAGTGGGTGAGAGGAGTTTGGAGAGTGAAACGTTCGGTTTAATATGTTGTATGAGAGGTTGTATACAGCATCGTTAGACTTCATTGAGTTTATctctgaatattaaaaattattcaaaagtttGTTGTAATAATAGTTAAGACGTTTAATTTGTTGTGTTGTATTCAGCCTCAAAATTGCAAATTATGTGTAGTGGTTTTAAACTACGGAATTTTATTATCACACACACAGATTTGTTCTGTAAATATATTTCCATGTGCAACACAAGTAAAGGATATTGTGAATAAGCTagtatatatgaaaaattacaaaatggagtaaatataatttatattcacgTTCAAGATCGGTTGCAGTAATGAACCAAAAGTTGTACTAAAACACTgacacttaatatttttattgaatatcatAACAACATTAACCATTGCCATGCGATAAGAGTCCAAAAATTCTGTACTGTACAAATATATTTCTCTTAGATATGAATACAAGGTCTGTCAGAAAAGTATTCGACATGCATTTATATCTTCTTGCCTGAGCAGCCTCTGTGAGTATGAGTGTAACAAACTGAAAGTCGTAGTTTCTGACTGATCACCTTGGGTCGTGCACAACATGTGTTTATTTCTCACGTGTTTTTTTTCTGTTAGTCGAATTTGTATACTGATAAGAATGACAGAAAAAATAGATCAACAAATTTGCATCAAGTTTTGATTCAATCTCAACAAGAGTTGTATGGAAATGATAGAAATTATAGAGAAGGCCTTTCGGAGGAAATATAAGGCCTTTATATAGTTTTGGAGAAAACGTGAGCACAACACAAATAAGAACGATAGAGGTGGTTCAAAAAAGGCTACACATCTGTTGACAATGACCCTCGTTCTGGCCGAACTGTACTGACAACAACACTGGAAACATCGAGCGTTGTGTTGCCTGCGATTGAATGTGATCGTCGATTGATAGTTCATGAACTAGAAAAAGATCTCGGAGCAccaaatattactgaaattttgAATATCATTTTAGGAATGACTTGCTTGTGTGCAAAATTCATTCTGAAATTGCTCACAACTGAGCAGAAAAAACTTTAGGGTGAAATCACTCTGAACAACTTGAAAATGGTCAGTGATGATGAAAATGTTCTTAAGAAGATTATTACAGCCTCCATTCAGTCCCAACCATAGCTCCCTGTGACTTTTGGATGTTCCCAAAATTGAAAATGGCGTTCTTACGAAAGCGGTTTAACGACATTGAAACGATTTGAAGTATGTGACGCGCAATCTGAAGGCCattcaaaaatctaaatttgaGGATTGCTTTAAGATTTGGAAGCACCGCTGGGACCGTGTGGTTCAATCAAATGGGGACAATTTGGAAGGAAGCCACCGCCCGGATGACGAAGAATAACACCAGTACGAAGATATGAACACAGGTGGATACTTTACGGACAACCTTGTACTCGTATACCTTTCTGATTTTGTCTATTGCGATTTCATTGACACCTAGTTTATAGTTTTACTTGGCCTTGAAagttttacgaatatgaattgttCTGTTACAGCTGAAAAGGAGCCAACTCCAATTGAAAACTCAGTATGACGGTGTACCGCCACAAATTATGTTGTTGACTCTACTCTCCAAATGTTTCATTGACTGTCTGCAAGCCAAACCTCTCTCTAAAATAGAGGTAAGACAATATTTGTCGTGGAAACCAAGGCCATCTAGAACTGGACTTTAACAGTCCTCGTTCCAGCTGCCTTTAGAATCCATACCTtgcattatttgattttaatagccAATGGCAACAGAAgtgaatgtaaatatattcatatagtATATGTAATAAGTTAGTATCATTTCAAAAAGCCTTAATGCGTAAATGTAAacgtttttttggttttataaccactatacagggtggttataacacccttttatacagagtgtcccacaaGTAACCCAACAAACTACTTAGGTGTTTTCTccttaaattagaataaaagatTAGCAAAGatcaacaattaaaatgtattgttttttacaaagaacgttcatttaataaacagatattgcatttcCGTTTTATTTTTCGTGTGGGTTGatttcattaaacattaattcttttaactttgtgtttgtttattattagcctatttacATTATTCTCTTAGGAAGTAAATTCTCTAGAAGTTTTGGTTATAAGATATGCGTGTTTATTatccatttaatgaagttaatgtaggtacttcaaatctaaacaaagcatgtttttagAGACTgaattttgtctgatatctcagataTTGGTGGTATGacaggttgtgacatattttattcactttttcagttcatttaacataaaatccaataaatttaacactatCTTTATGCCATGAAAtcatcagtttcgctttatttccgtcttCATACAAAATCGGGTAAAATCTTTCGTTAGCTGTAGCTTCTAAACAAAGCGCTTCCGGACATTTGTTCATATGAACCTTTTTGATGAGAGGAAATCACCTGAGAAGTGTGTCAGGTTACttgtgggacaccctgtatataatacaaatatataaaatgttaattattagtatgatttggttataatttttagttgttatttaatagtttaacgcattacagtttgattttttaaactccTTTATGGTCCTTTTAGGTTTAATTCAACTTATAATTGAGCATCGAAATTCAAATGTATCTTAATCTGATAACTTTTTGGAGTTCAGATTTATAGTGCAGTAATAAAATCTCTTTCGCCCGAGTATTTTTCACAACATAGTAGTCGCAGCATTCTAGAATCAATAAATGTTGAATCAAGAATAGTTTAACAATCAtcaaatattttgtctttgtcACCATCTCTCTCTCACTAAAGACTgatgaataaagatttttatctttataaagatATTAAACTCTGTCTTGATTAAAAACTCACATCTGACATGATGCCATGacatatttgtttatgaataactaacagctataacatatttgtttatgaataacagttataacatatttgtttatgaataactaacagctttaacatatttgtttatgaataacagttataacatatttgtttatgaataactaacagctataacatatttgtttatgaataacagttataacatatttgtttatgaataactaACAGCTTTAAcgtatttgtttatgaataactaacagctataacatatttgtttatgaataacagttataacatatttgtttatgaataactaacagctataacatatttgtttatgaataactaacagctataacatatttgtttatgaataactaACAGCTTTAAcgtatttgtttatgaataactaacagctataacatatttgtttatgaataacagttataacatatttgtttatgaataactaacagctataacatatttgtttatgaataactaacagctataacatatttgtttatgaataacagttataacatatttgtttatgaataactaACAGCTTTAAcgtatttgtttatgaataactaacagctataacatatttgtttatgaataacagttataacatatttgtttatgaataactaacagctttaacatatttgtttatgaataacagttataacatatttgtttatgaataactaacagctataacatatttgtttatgaataacagttataacatatttgtttatgaataactaACAGCTTTAAcgtatttgtttatgaataactaacagctataacatatttgtttatgaataacagttataacatatttgtttatgaataactaacagctttaacatatttgtttatgaataacagttataacatatttgtttatgaataactaacagctataacatatttgtttatgaataacagttataacatatttgtttatgaataactaACAGCTTTAAcgtatttgtttatgaataactaacagctataacatatttttttataaataactaacagctataacatatttgtttacaaataagtAACAGctataatgtatttgtttatgaataactaacagctataacatatttgtttatgaataactaACAGCTATAAcgtatttgtttatgaataacagttataacatatttgtttatgaataactaacagctataacatatttttttatgaataactaaCAGCTGATGAAAGCTACAAAACATTGAGCATTATAAAGTGGCAGTGAGaatgaaaaaaacttatattgCCAAAATGTTCGACTCGACACAAATCCAACACACTCCAATATTCCAAGGACTTGATCGATTACATTATGGTGCATTAGCATTCTAATTAATAAAGACTGATCGTACAGATACAGGATAGTACGCTAAACGAATACTaacactaatttaattttcagatcGAGGCTATATTCTTCATCCTCACGTCGATCGGTAAAGATTTGGAACACGACCTACCGAAAATGATGAGTCAAGTGTTTTTCAACATAAGGGACGTGTTTCATGACGCCAGCGTCGGCAGGCCCGATCAAGAGCACCCTGTTGCAGCTGATCGAGCTCCGAGCGTCCAAGTGGCAGATGCCCGCGTCCGCTGTCATGTACTATTACCCGGGCTCGCGTTGACGCAGGACACAAGGTCCACCACACCGTTACCGTCTCTCGGTTGTACAATACTTTCCACTACAACCCGAGACCTATCTTTCTGTTGAAACTAACTCGTTTAGTTACTAGTCAACTGTTAATATTCAGATGTTTAGGTGttaatagaatttttatataactaattatttatatgtatatattgttctCTGTTAAGCACAGCAACGTGCTTGTGTAAGACTGCTTATTGGTTAGTTAGTAAGGTGACTAGCAATAAAGGAGatgagttttagtttgtttttaagagGATACCAACATGATAATATTAGTATTACGTTTTTAATacgtacagttttaaaattagttattgaaAACGTAATCAAATTAGGGAATATCTTAccaacaatgtttttataaaggtACTTCAACTAAAAATACTCTTATTATAAGAATTTGTACTCATTAATGAAGTCGTAGTTGTAATTCAACATTGTATCgaatttaattacgtttttaatacgtactgttttcaaatttgttattaaaaacgtAATCAAATCAGGGAATATCTTACcaacataatgtttttataaaggtACATTTGACTAATAATACTCTCGTTATAAGAATCGTACTCTTAGTTGTAATCCACCATTGTATCGAATTTAATAacgtaaaacattgtttttatccTCTTCTGTTTAAATGGATATTTGAGGTGAAATATGTTATTTGATAATCTTTGATACTCTTCTTAAGGTTTGTGATGTACTGTAACTGTTAACTtagataatttcttaaataacatTAACCATAACGTAGCGAGAACGTTTCACAATTAATTTAAGATTGTTTTCGTTGTGGTCCCTAAGAAAGTTGAACAGAAATATTCTTGACATTCCCCAATTGTTTACCCGTATATGATAAAAACTTTGATTTGGTAAGTTCGACGGTGTAATTTGTAAGAAGTCTTACGAAATCCCCTTGAAGTGTAATAATCCCCCTCTTAaagaattttaacagttttggtGTAATTCGTTTGTACTGCGTgtttttaaaatcagattttctACTCGTGAATT
The sequence above is drawn from the Homalodisca vitripennis isolate AUS2020 unplaced genomic scaffold, UT_GWSS_2.1 ScUCBcl_7191;HRSCAF=14765, whole genome shotgun sequence genome and encodes:
- the LOC124374075 gene encoding uncharacterized protein LOC124374075 — protein: MYVQVSIPPHSYQERDKVLRSTATGSRYRQYMTFLNEMYVQVSIPPHSYQERDKVLRSTATGSRYRQYMTFLNEMYVQLKRSQLQLKTQYDGVPPQIMLLTLLSKCFIDCLQAKPLSKIEIEAIFFILTSIGKDLEHDLPKMMSQVFFNIRDVFHDASVGRPDQEHPVAADRAPSVQVADARVRCHVLLPGLALTQDTRSTTPLPSLGCTILSTTTRDLSFC